A window of Haliscomenobacter hydrossis DSM 1100 contains these coding sequences:
- a CDS encoding MarR family winged helix-turn-helix transcriptional regulator — protein MSKADLELKDVIFFSIDQCLKRLRSYSTRTFANAGFDLTVDQWLVLKRVFDSNGEVNQTDIAEMLGKDGASVTRILDLLVKKDLLFRQMNEVDRRKFDLVMTPKGNTYIQELTPLVQSIRATALSNVSEAEVLVLRSVLEKIAANMQ, from the coding sequence ATGTCGAAAGCAGATTTGGAACTCAAGGATGTTATTTTTTTTTCCATCGATCAATGCCTAAAAAGGCTACGCAGTTATTCTACCCGGACATTTGCCAACGCGGGTTTCGATCTGACTGTTGATCAATGGTTGGTGCTGAAGCGGGTGTTTGACAGCAATGGTGAGGTCAATCAAACCGATATCGCCGAAATGCTTGGCAAAGATGGGGCTTCAGTGACCCGGATTCTGGATCTTTTGGTCAAAAAAGACCTGCTTTTCCGTCAAATGAATGAAGTTGACCGGCGAAAATTTGACCTCGTGATGACCCCCAAAGGGAACACGTATATTCAGGAATTGACACCGTTGGTGCAGAGCATTCGCGCAACGGCATTGAGCAATGTATCCGAAGCAGAAGTACTGGTTTTGCGGAGTGTGCTCGAAAAAATTGCTGCCAATATGCAGTAG